AAAATTAATATTTTGCCGGTTTTTGACGGTGGAAAGCCGATCGGAATTATTCGGGCTGTTGATATTTTATATTATATTGAGGAATGTCTATAAGAAATTAAAGGGGTACCACGAATGAGGTTAACCACTGCCCGTCCTACTTTGAAATGCGCATTTCAAAGTAGGACGGGCAATTATTTTTAATGGGGGAGGAGGCTAATCATTATTTAATCGCCTCCTGCCCCATTAGACATCTAGATATAGGCATACTAAGCTATTACGATATCATCCGATTTATCAACTTGGCTATACTGGAACAACTCTGCTTCAATGCTTACAGTATTCGCCGTCATTGGCTCTTGTATAATATCGGCTTTCAGTTTCAGTCCCAGTTTTCCCATGGGTTCGTCAGTTTTCATGAAAAAGCCCAGAGCACTGTTCTTATGGATTGGTTCCACATCCAGCCACCCCTTGCTATAAAACTGAAGGGAGATATCCTCCTCACACTCATACTCAATAACCGGATAGTACATTCCTTTAGGGCACATTTCAGAAAAGCGCTCCTCAAATTCCGCTTTACTCCGGGCCAGTTCCTCCGGGGATACTTGTTCCTTCAGCCGAGGATTATCAAATGTCTTCGACATCTCGGTCCACATGTCGCAGAGGGTAACCCTGTTAATCTGCACCCAATGCTGCTCTCCGCTTACCTTGTCCGTAAAATGCAGCTTATCCGGGTACTCAGTGCCGACAATCAAAGTCACAGGCATTTCCACCAGATGGCGTATGCTGTTCCGTCTCATGGAAAAACGGATGGATACTCCTGTATCAAACGCCGGAATAGCGTCATACGTACCCACGAAATTCAGATTCGTCAGAAACATGGCGCCAATATCCTTTGTATCAAGACTCACCGGACTCCAGCCCTTTAAGAGAAATTGGGTAAACAACGCTACCTTATCCCATTGCTCTGTACCGCATTTGCCGCTGCCGCTTTCATTGGTCGTCAGTTCCAAGTCCCCAAAGCAGACTTTTTCCACGCAGCAAAAACACTGGGTGGGTTTCAGATTCCTGTCGCCCCGCTGTACGATGCGGTTAGTCATTAATTCCCCAGGTGAAACGGTCAATTCTGCAATTTCTGCATTCTCCAGCTTTTCCCGATACGCCTCGTCATATTCCAAAATCAGCATCTGCAAAGTACGATCGTCAAGGAGCACCATACCCATGATATGGCAGATTACACCGTCGATCTCGGCATTCCTGCTGATGACGGCTATTTCTTTGATTTGGGATAATCGGTTTTGTAATTCTTGAAAATTCATAGAGGCCTCCTTTGTGATTATAGTGGCGGTTGTCACGTATCGTAATGGCATTTTGTGCTGAATCACTCTATTGTAAATAAAGCCTTATTACAAATACGAAAACTTAAGCGATTGAATTGGGCTTATCCCCAGCACCGGTAGTCCTAATGCCTGTCCGAGATTGGCCCGCGCGGGCCAATTTCGGACAGACTATTGATACCTGAGGTTTGATGACTTCCCTCGGACATTTGCGTGAAGATTTAGGCCAGTATCTCGCAGAGACAGGGTAGCCAGTCCGACTTTGAAACGCGCGTTTCAAAGTCGGACTGGCAGTTAGTTTCAAGAATCTAAAAAACCTTGCAGATTATGAAGTTGCAAGGTTTTTTAAATACCATTGGCAAGCATGAGCGCTTCGCCCAGCATATTTAAAAATCAAACAAATCCTTTGGAGAAATGTCTAAAGCCACTGCGATCTTATAAATATTATCTAATGAGACGTTTCTTGTTCCCCGCTCAATGTCTGAGATATATGTCCTATGTAAGTTGCTGCTGAATGCCAGTTCTTCTTGGGAAATACCAAGGTCTTGTCTTAATTTCCGAACCCGTTCTCCGAAAAGAATCCTGATATTGGGCACTTATTTATTACCACCTTATTGGCAAAGTATTTAAGCGAATGATAGAATTTTTGCAGACATTAAGTCTACAGACTATAAGTGACATCCGGTGAAAAAATATGATATATCTGATCCAACAACCAAGGTTATCATGTGCAAAACCATTGTTAAAATTGCTATGTGATCAAGTCACGGTAATCAAAGGGTACATTGAACTCAATGCGGACAAAGGCAAAATGCAATTCTCAACAGAATTAAGGCGAGAAATTGATGAGATGATAACCTCAATTAGAGCATCCATCGATGAAATCAACAGATGGAATAATTAATTCCTCGACAGACAATGGCGGATAATAGGGGAAACTGAGTGTATGGCGTCTGGCTGGTAATTGACTGACACCCTGTCGATTTGATCCTGCGCGATGTGGCAGCTATTCCGAAAAATCATATCAGTATTACGAAACTTACGCCCGTGAGATTTCCTTCAGGCTTATCGGTTCATACAGCGGCTTAAATTTCCTTGTATCTATAACGAACTATTTTATTTAGTTATACAATATTAAGTTATGCAAAGGGACATTTACCTAAGCTTATCCGAAATTGGCCCGCACGGGCCAATTTCGGATAAGCCTTTTGATGAGGTTAATCCTACAATTACTTTCAGATCTTTGAGGAAATTATGAGAATAGGTAGTTAACTTATGAATGATTTGCGAAAAACCGAAGTCATTGATTCAATAGAAGAAGATATGTTAAGATATGTTGCTCGGTTCACTAGAAAGTCAGAAAAATCCCTGTGTCAGTTCGTTTAAAAAGCCGGAGATAAATCCCATTAGCAAAGATGAGTAAGTAGCTGAAATATTATTCTCCTATTTCGTAACCAATATATAGTAACATGAAGGGCGCTGTGTTATACGTTAAAACTTATCTGTGGATTTCTGACAATATTCCCCTTACTTTGCAAAGAAGATATGTAATGATTAAGGTTGTTAGGGTGCTAATAAAGGCCTTCTATATTAAGAAATTTAGTCAATAGCTTGTAACTATTATGTCTAAAATGGGAAATTACATACGATGAGCAAGATAGAGAAGTATTGCTTTCAGTTTAGATTATTGCATGGAGAAATGGAGTAAGAATTATATACAAAAAGGGTGATAATTTACATGAAATATGAAGAGTTTTTTAACGACAATAAATTTAAAATGGCTAATGACAAAATTAAGATGTTAATTAGTAATTTAATTAAAATTTTTGACAAAAAATGTATCAAAGAGTTTTATCCAGCATGGCGTGGTGATGAAGGTGATACAAAAGTATTTGTCCTTAAATTACAAGAAAGACTTAAAAGTAAATATGGCAAGAAAAGGGAGAACATTATTACAGTTAGATTAAGATTTTCACAATTAGATATTGAAGTGTTTAATGGTATTTATTGTAATGGAAATGAATTTTCTTGCAACTCAAATTTTACGGATAGTGATCTTACAAGGTTATATAAAGATATTAATAATTCATTTAGTTCGAGAATTATCAATGAATAATAGGTTATATGTTAATATCGTTAGGCTAATAATGGACGTGCGACAAGAAGCGGCTTCTTCTTGAAATTAGTGCAGACTTAGGTCTGATGTCCTAGTAGTAGGGATATTCCCATCCGAAACTGCGTCGGGAGTAACTCCGGGGTGGGTTGCATGAGGAAAAGCCCAACTGGTTGCCTAGTATCCATGGCAACTGGGGGCGAGGGAAAGAATGGTATGGTTTATGATTAAGCATCGTCATTAGCAGCAGTGGCTGGGATATGTTAACCACTGTATTGCAGATTGGAAAACGCAGCTTTCCATATGCGTGTGTTACTACCTACATATCTGCCGGTGTATTGAATGAACCTAACCCATCCGTATCTAATAGAAGCTGAACTTGGTAAGTCCTATGGAGTCCGATTTTTCGGTAGGTCAACCGCAAGGAAGACACAATCTCCAGAGGATAAAGGAGCGTTGGAAAAAGCAAAGGTCGCTATGATGCAAACCAACAGGAATAAGAAATAACTGGGCGAATAATGTAAAAATTACATACCTGAAAGGGTGCTGACTTCCAACTGGTAATCAACACGGAATAAAACGAAAAGCAAGATTTCAAAAGTGGGGTAACAGATGCGAAAAACTTCAAATTATAAGAAGTCCACATTACCTCCCGATACCCAACGGAAACAAACCGACTGGTTCCATGTAAACGGGTATGTAGAAAAATTGCAACAGCGGATATACCGTGCCGAATGTCTTGATGATAAACGTAAAGTAAGAAATGGTGGGAATATCATAAAGACAGACGGATAAATGAGAGCTTGAGCTGTATGTCTTGAAAGGGACACGTACAGTTCTTAGGCGAGAAGGAGGGAGCAATCCCTCCGACTTAGCCGACAGGTGATGTTGTAGCATTAATTTGGGTTAACTAAACATGGTAAAGTAATTTCTAACCAAAGGTTTATTTCTGGGGAGGGATATTAATGGTCAGTAGAAACCCTAGTGGCACAGCATTTATGATGGCATTTCTACGAGGATTTCACGCAGTTTATGATAATACGAAAATATTTAATGATCCACTTGCTTATGATTTAATACCTGAGGAAGTTCGGGAAGCATTTAAACAACATTTAATTAAATCCGCTGCAGAAATGGCCCCGGAGTTAGCAAAAGAATGTAATGATGCCGCAACCTCATTACGCCTGGCTGTGAGGATCATGGCTGGTCCCGTCCTAGCCAGAGCACGATTTGTTGAAGAACGGCTTGAAGAAGCCATCCGGAAAGGTATAAGACAATATATAATCCTGGGTGCAGGACTTGATACCTTTGCTTATCGTCGTCTTGATCTGACAGATCGCCTCCAAGTATTCGAGCTTGATTTGCCTTATACGCAAGAAATAAAACGCCAATTATTGGGCCGTCTAAATCTTGAAAAACCGGATTTCCTGCACTACATTCCGGTAGATTTTACTAAGGACAATCTAGCTTCGGCCCTTTCAGAATCAAAATATGATTCAGGGCAAGGGAGTTTTTTTAGCTGGATGGGAGTGACCCATTACCTGCCACTTGAGTCTGTATTGTCAACACTCAAGGCTATTATAAGGTTATCAAGTAGCGTTAGCGAGATTGTATTCGATTATTACGATAAATCAGCTTTTGATCCTGACAAAGGCTCGAATCGTATTAAATATATTATGAAAAATACAAAGACTATTGGAGAGACCATGATCACTGGATTTGATCCATCAAAACTTAGCACGGAACTTGCTCTTCTGGGATTACGACTGCTGAATAATTTAGGTCCTGAAGAGATACAACAGAAATATTTCAAGGAATGTAATGAAGGCTATGCAGCAAGTGAACATGTACATTTGGCCCATGCAACGTGGTAAATTAAGGTCAGGTTATTGATTAGAGTGTATCCGAACTTCGTAGAAGGCTAATTGAACCATGACTTTGCACCATGGTAGCTGGAAGGCTCGGGCGGATTTTAGCAGGGAAAGCGGATTACATGGGGAAGAAGGAATGCTTTTTTAGGTTCTTGCTGCACTAGAGAAATATGCTGAGACTTACTGAATCTTTGGCCAAATCCGCTTGATAAACCATAACAATACAATGTAACTCTTCATCAAAAAGATATTTAACGCATAGTTAATAGTGCATGTGGTCGAGTCGAATTCCAATAAGTATTCATAGCTCAAATGGCTATTAATGCAATTCTTTTATCAAACATAAATTGAATCTTATAGAGTCCAGAAATTAGTGTCTGAAAAATGACCTGTATTATTTGATACATATTCAAGGCTTTATATAGCTCCTAAGGCCATAGTTTGCTTGGATTAGACCATTTACAATGATTATCTTAACGGCAAAGGCCCCAACTGGATAGCTAAAGAACTTCAAAAAGAAAAGGTTCCTAAATGGGAGAGTACGTATAAGTGGTACGAAAGCAGCATCCGAAAAATACTGAACAACGAGAAATACAAAGGGGATGCGTTTCTTTAAAAGACCTACACCATTGATTTCCTTTCGAAGAAGCGGGCTGAGAACGATGGGGATGTTCCTCCGTACTATGTCGAGAACAGCCATCCAGCCATTATTGATAAGGACACCTCGGAAGCAGTCCAGCTTGAAATGGAGAGAAGGAGAGCTTATGCCGAGAAGCATGGGATTCAGAAGGTTGATTATGCTTCTGGTGACAATCCCTTTGCAGGAAAAGTTATTTGTGGAGTTTGCGGTAGGGCTTATGGCAGAAAGGTTTGATGTAGACCTTTACATTAAACTGACGGAAAAGATAACGGTAAACGATGGGAAGTTAGTTGTCGGTTTGCTTGATGGGTCTGAAGTAGAGTGCGAAATTGAATAGCAGAGTAAAAATTTAAGCCGACTGGGGTGAGTTTAAGGCAATTCACCTCGGTCGGCTTTTTTTATTGGAGAACCACACTAGACTGTAATTGTACGTCGTGGCACATTCACCATCGAAATCCTGTTTTATTTGATCAGTTCAAGTACCTCTTCAACGATAATGTCAGAGAAAAAGTTTTGTAATTTTTCTCCAGTTTCCTTAGTAGCTATTCGCGGATCGCCGAAATATGCCAAGGGAGCGCCCGCATCAGCGAAGTTATCTTTGCCATGAGCGAGGCGTTCGAAAAGGTGCTCTCCCTCCCAGTTGGGCTCCAGCTTGCTCAATGCTTCCATATCTACCAATTCAGGATATTTCAGAAGCATGAAGGAAGTTTCGATTTCACCGGCATGAAGATCCCATTCTGGGTGAGCTCCTTTGCATATTGAACCTACTTGGGGCAATCCTTTGAAAAACCATTCAGATAACTTCGCTTTAATTTTTTCATTTTGTTCTGAAGCCCTTCTAATTCCCTCCATCATCGCTTCAGCATTCCTTGGTTCGGCATGACCGCTGATAATTACGATTTCGTTAAAACCCCATTTAGCTAAACTCAAGCAAATATCTTCAAAAAGATTAGCCACGGTTCCATATCTTAAGGTAGTGTTCCCGTCAAAAACGTTGGCAACATCAGCTAGTCCATAATTTAGTGGCGGAGCTATCAGTGCTTCCATGCCTTTATTTTGTAATTTTGTTGCAGTTCTCTCCGCCAAATCGATAGCACTGAGTACATCGGTCGCCGCCGGCAGATGTTGGCCGTGAACTTCGTTTGGACCAACAGGCAACAAAGCAATATTCGTTTTTTCTTCTAATATTTTGACTTGATTAATGTTCATATTTGGCAAATAGTTAAGTGACATTAAACAGTCCTCCTTTAATTATTAGTAGTATATTTCATAACTTTCAAGCTCTCTTTTAAATCGTTACTTGAGTTTTTCTTACGAATATATATATTACCTAGAAATTTTCCTTACGCCTATCATCAACAAACCACCAAATATAGAAACAGCTGCGGCAAAGTAATAGGCTTGTGTCCATCCAAGTGTATCTACGAACATACCAAAGAGAAGTGTAGACATGAAAAGACCTATAAACTGTCCTGTAGTCAAAATACCCATGGCTAAACCCATCGTTCTTGGGTCATCAACCACCTCGGAAGCACCTGTAAAAATAACCGGAGGAACCATATTGGGAAAAATTCCAACGAGAACAATTGCAATCACGATTGAAGCAGGGAAGTTAGGAATCGAAGCATAAACTAAACCACTGATAATCATGAGTACCACAGTTAACCATTTACGGGATTTCAATTTATCTGAGAGCGTGCCTGCGAGAACAAGTGTAAAGAGACCAATTAGGCCTATTAATCCGCTTAATTGGGTTGCGGTGCCCATTTCCATGCCTTTAACTTTGGCAAGGAAGGTAGGCAGAAAGATCATAACACCCTGAAGTGAAACCATAAACATGCAAAAAACCAGAGTGATAATCCAAATGTCCATATTTTTAATCACTTGACCAAATGGAAGTTTTTCTGCAGCCTCTCCCGTTGCTTGATTTGTTGGTGAATCTACGTTTCTTAGAAATAGGAACCACAATATGATGAATAATAGCGAATAAATGGCGGTGAACCACCAAACGCCACGCCAACCAAACGAAGCGATAATACTCGGAGCGGCATTAAACATAACCGTTTGACCCAAAGCAATGTAACAAAGAAAAATTCCCATTGCTTTGCCACGTTGCTCAGGTGAAAACAATTGTGCCACAATGTTAGGACCTATTGTTGCAAGCATGGTCATAGCAAAACCTTCTATTGCTCTGCTCATCAGCATTGGAGTAAGCGAATTAGAGTAAACACCTATCAAGGATCCAATCACTAGACAGATCAAGGCTATCAGGCCTAGTTTCCAGTTACCGAACTTTGCAACAATAATTCCGGCAGGAATTGAGATAAAAATAGGTATTAGAGAAAAAAATGAGAATACAAAACCACCTTGTGCCGCATTCAGGTTGAACTCCGCCATTATATTAGGCATAACGGTTGGAACCTTGAACATTGCCAGTGGAGCCGCTGTTGTAGCTAATAGTATGATAATTAGTATAAACCAAGGATTCATTTTGCTCCTTGCTGCTTGATTATCCATTTAATTTCATCCTCCAAATCTTTATTGATCAGGAAAAAGTTCACTACCCTCCTTTTTAGTTAGATATACCGATATACCGATATACCGGTTTGTTTATTAAGAAGTATACAATGTTTAAAATAGTCCGTCAACGGTCTTTTAACTATCTTTAATTTAATATGTTAATATTATAGTCTTGTGTTTATACCACCAAAATAATATAATTAAATTTGAATGTTTATGATGGTTTAGCGTTTATACCTTATGATTGTAATATTTTTTTAATAGAAGTACGGAGGCGATTTCCATTAATCTATTAAAAGATGAAGCCTATGTATACATCAACGAGTTGATTAATGAAGGCAAAATAAAATATGGAGAAATATATTTTATAAATAATATTGCAGCAGAGCTTAATATGTCTCGGACACCTGTTCGAGAAGCGATTCATAAGCTTAGCGATGAAAATAGGATTGATATTCTGCCGAGCCGAGGGTTCCGGATGCATTACTTAACGGAAGATGAGATTTTGCAGCTGTACCATTTCAGTAGTGCAATTGAAGGCTATTGCGCTGCTCGTCTGGCCGAAACGTACAAGTCACAGGGT
This Desulfosporosinus orientis DSM 765 DNA region includes the following protein-coding sequences:
- a CDS encoding helix-turn-helix domain-containing protein; translation: MPNIRILFGERVRKLRQDLGISQEELAFSSNLHRTYISDIERGTRNVSLDNIYKIAVALDISPKDLFDF
- a CDS encoding reverse transcriptase N-terminal domain-containing protein: MRKTSNYKKSTLPPDTQRKQTDWFHVNGYVEKLQQRIYRAECLDDKRKVRNGGNIIKTDG
- a CDS encoding class I SAM-dependent methyltransferase, whose product is MVSRNPSGTAFMMAFLRGFHAVYDNTKIFNDPLAYDLIPEEVREAFKQHLIKSAAEMAPELAKECNDAATSLRLAVRIMAGPVLARARFVEERLEEAIRKGIRQYIILGAGLDTFAYRRLDLTDRLQVFELDLPYTQEIKRQLLGRLNLEKPDFLHYIPVDFTKDNLASALSESKYDSGQGSFFSWMGVTHYLPLESVLSTLKAIIRLSSSVSEIVFDYYDKSAFDPDKGSNRIKYIMKNTKTIGETMITGFDPSKLSTELALLGLRLLNNLGPEEIQQKYFKECNEGYAASEHVHLAHATW
- a CDS encoding recombinase family protein is translated as MYNDYLNGKGPNWIAKELQKEKVPKWESTYKWYESSIRKILNNEKYKGDAFL
- a CDS encoding creatininase family protein, whose translation is MSLNYLPNMNINQVKILEEKTNIALLPVGPNEVHGQHLPAATDVLSAIDLAERTATKLQNKGMEALIAPPLNYGLADVANVFDGNTTLRYGTVANLFEDICLSLAKWGFNEIVIISGHAEPRNAEAMMEGIRRASEQNEKIKAKLSEWFFKGLPQVGSICKGAHPEWDLHAGEIETSFMLLKYPELVDMEALSKLEPNWEGEHLFERLAHGKDNFADAGAPLAYFGDPRIATKETGEKLQNFFSDIIVEEVLELIK
- a CDS encoding MFS transporter, yielding MDNQAARSKMNPWFILIIILLATTAAPLAMFKVPTVMPNIMAEFNLNAAQGGFVFSFFSLIPIFISIPAGIIVAKFGNWKLGLIALICLVIGSLIGVYSNSLTPMLMSRAIEGFAMTMLATIGPNIVAQLFSPEQRGKAMGIFLCYIALGQTVMFNAAPSIIASFGWRGVWWFTAIYSLLFIILWFLFLRNVDSPTNQATGEAAEKLPFGQVIKNMDIWIITLVFCMFMVSLQGVMIFLPTFLAKVKGMEMGTATQLSGLIGLIGLFTLVLAGTLSDKLKSRKWLTVVLMIISGLVYASIPNFPASIVIAIVLVGIFPNMVPPVIFTGASEVVDDPRTMGLAMGILTTGQFIGLFMSTLLFGMFVDTLGWTQAYYFAAAVSIFGGLLMIGVRKISR